Proteins from a single region of Companilactobacillus farciminis KCTC 3681 = DSM 20184:
- a CDS encoding YbbR-like domain-containing protein: protein MKKIINSNYFYAFIALCCALWLFFYVSSPGVGSTRDSNQSNTSTVTKKTTISVPLQLQADVDKYYITGYPETVKITIEGPSALVTATKNTQNFNLYLNLKDLSVGQHRVQIKESGLNSELTYSIKPKYVTVNIQHRETKKFDVDVDYNQDSLATGYEAGKVEVSPETVTVTGAATEIEKIAKVIVKPILPKGIKSTFDQEVLVQALDKNGKTVNVTLDPQTVHVKIPISIQSKQVSINLKQKGTSSSTTSNLSVTSDVKTIRVYGTQDQIDAINSSIDVPVDVSDVNGNTKKSINLADALGSKVAFTDPDTIDVSISTGSSSSSSSNSNSNTSSNTTNSSTNNDTSSSNDNSTDDNSEQ, encoded by the coding sequence ATGAAAAAGATAATTAACAGTAATTATTTTTATGCATTTATTGCCCTCTGTTGTGCATTATGGTTGTTTTTCTACGTCAGCTCACCCGGTGTTGGATCAACGAGAGATTCCAATCAATCTAACACTTCAACTGTAACGAAGAAGACAACTATTTCAGTACCACTGCAATTACAAGCCGATGTTGACAAGTACTATATAACTGGGTATCCAGAAACCGTTAAAATAACGATTGAAGGACCTTCGGCTTTAGTTACGGCAACAAAAAATACGCAAAATTTTAATTTATATTTGAATTTAAAAGATTTATCTGTTGGGCAGCATCGCGTGCAAATTAAAGAATCAGGATTAAACAGTGAATTGACTTACAGCATCAAGCCTAAGTACGTCACAGTTAATATCCAGCACCGTGAAACTAAGAAGTTCGATGTAGATGTTGATTACAACCAAGATTCCTTAGCTACTGGCTATGAAGCTGGCAAAGTAGAAGTCTCTCCAGAAACGGTAACAGTAACTGGAGCGGCTACCGAAATTGAAAAAATTGCCAAGGTAATCGTCAAGCCAATTTTGCCTAAAGGAATAAAATCGACATTTGATCAAGAAGTTTTAGTGCAAGCACTCGATAAAAATGGTAAAACTGTAAATGTTACATTGGATCCACAAACTGTTCACGTCAAAATTCCTATTTCGATTCAGAGTAAACAGGTCAGCATAAATTTGAAGCAAAAAGGAACCTCAAGCAGTACCACTTCAAATCTATCGGTTACCTCTGATGTCAAGACGATTCGAGTCTATGGAACGCAAGATCAAATTGATGCAATCAATAGCTCAATTGACGTACCAGTCGATGTCAGCGATGTGAATGGCAATACTAAAAAATCAATCAATTTGGCTGACGCTTTAGGAAGCAAAGTGGCTTTTACAGATCCAGACACTATTGATGTTTCGATTTCCACTGGTTCATCCAGTTCATCAAGCAGCAATAGCAATAGTAATACAAGTTCGAATACTACTAACAGTAGTACGAACAATGATACAAGTTCATCGAATGATAATTCGACAGACGATAATAGCGAACAATAA
- the murB gene encoding UDP-N-acetylmuramate dehydrogenase yields MNFPVEKLPNIEFKLDEPLSKYTFTKTGGNADVLAFPKTREELIQIVDTARVNQVPITVIGNASNLIIKDGGIRGIVIILPNFKKIEVSETKVTAEAGATIINTTIAAQKAGLTGLEFAAGIPGSVGGAVFMNAGAYGGEVKDVFESAEVLLPDGHITTLTHDDMNFSYRHSTVQDDGGIVISATFSLKRGNKDVIQEEMDRLNALRRSKQPLEYPSCGSVFKRPKGHFTGPLIIKAGLQGKMVGGAQVSMKHAGFIVNVKHATATDYMNLIHLIQKTVKEKFDVELHTEVRIIGEDKK; encoded by the coding sequence TTGAATTTTCCAGTTGAAAAATTACCAAATATTGAATTTAAATTAGATGAACCACTTAGTAAATATACTTTTACTAAAACTGGTGGAAATGCTGACGTTTTAGCTTTTCCCAAGACGCGTGAAGAGTTGATCCAAATTGTCGACACTGCGCGTGTCAACCAAGTGCCAATTACTGTGATTGGTAATGCCAGTAATTTAATTATTAAAGATGGTGGCATTCGCGGCATTGTGATTATTTTGCCTAACTTTAAAAAAATCGAAGTTTCTGAAACTAAAGTTACAGCTGAAGCTGGTGCAACGATTATTAATACGACCATTGCTGCACAAAAAGCTGGTTTGACTGGTTTGGAGTTTGCAGCTGGTATCCCTGGAAGTGTTGGGGGAGCTGTTTTCATGAACGCTGGAGCCTATGGTGGAGAAGTAAAAGATGTCTTTGAATCGGCTGAAGTTTTATTGCCAGATGGACATATCACTACTTTGACACACGATGATATGAACTTTAGTTATCGTCACAGTACCGTTCAAGATGACGGAGGTATCGTTATAAGCGCTACGTTCAGTCTAAAACGCGGTAACAAAGACGTTATTCAAGAAGAAATGGACCGTTTGAATGCATTGAGACGTTCTAAACAGCCACTGGAATACCCATCATGTGGGAGTGTCTTCAAACGTCCAAAGGGTCATTTCACTGGTCCTTTGATTATTAAAGCTGGTTTGCAAGGCAAAATGGTCGGTGGAGCACAAGTTTCTATGAAACACGCTGGCTTTATCGTCAATGTCAAACATGCTACAGCAACTGACTATATGAATTTGATTCATTTGATCCAAAAGACTGTTAAAGAGAAGTTCGATGTTGAGCTTCATACCGAAGTTCGCATTATTGGTGAAGACAAAAAATAA
- the glmS gene encoding glutamine--fructose-6-phosphate transaminase (isomerizing), whose translation MCGIVGVIGNNKTTDILLNGLEKLEYRGYDSAGIYVNNQAGKDYLVKEVGKISKLEDAVTEDVVGSVGIGHTRWATHGKPTVENAHPHFSEDNRFYLVHNGVLTNFEELKEKYLQGVDFKSQTDTEVAVQLVDHFAKEGMNGEAAFRKALGLIQGSYAFAMIDKEQPDRIFVAKNKSPLLIGLGDNFNVICSDAMAMLDQTHEFVEIHDGEVVILGKGSVNISKIDGTPVHRDSYTVNLDASDISKGTYEHYMLKEIDEQPNVMRKISQNYINPDGSLNVEQDLLDELKKADRLYIVAAGTSYHAGLVGKNIFEKIADIPVDVELGSEFGYHMPKLSKHPFFIFLSQSGETADSRQVLVKVNEMNLPSLTMTNVPNSTLSREATFTMELLAGPEIAVASTKAYTAQIAVESVLAKALGDEKNLEVAKDFNLKKQLALAANGIQQIVDEKATIKQLTADYLTDQTDAFYIGRGIDYALSLEAALKLKEISYIHAEGFAAGELKHGTIALIEKNTPVIAYINDGVGASHTRGNIQEVEARGAHVLVIASQKYAEKGDQIIIPEIDELISPIISVVPAQLIAYYASLARGNDVDKPRNLAKSVTVE comes from the coding sequence ATGTGTGGAATTGTTGGAGTAATTGGAAATAATAAAACTACTGATATTTTATTGAACGGACTGGAAAAACTAGAATACCGTGGCTATGATTCAGCTGGTATTTATGTCAATAATCAAGCAGGTAAGGATTACTTGGTTAAAGAAGTTGGTAAAATCAGCAAACTTGAAGATGCTGTTACTGAAGACGTTGTTGGATCAGTTGGAATTGGTCATACTAGATGGGCAACTCATGGTAAGCCAACAGTAGAAAATGCACATCCTCATTTCTCAGAAGACAATCGTTTTTATTTAGTTCACAACGGTGTTTTGACTAACTTTGAAGAATTAAAAGAAAAATATTTGCAAGGCGTTGACTTCAAGAGCCAAACTGATACTGAAGTAGCCGTTCAATTAGTTGATCACTTCGCTAAAGAAGGTATGAATGGTGAAGCTGCTTTTAGAAAAGCTCTTGGCTTGATCCAAGGTTCATATGCCTTTGCTATGATTGATAAGGAACAACCAGACAGAATCTTTGTTGCCAAGAATAAGAGTCCATTGTTGATCGGTTTGGGCGATAACTTCAATGTTATTTGTTCCGATGCTATGGCTATGCTTGATCAAACCCATGAATTCGTTGAGATCCATGATGGTGAAGTTGTTATTTTGGGAAAAGGTAGCGTTAATATTTCAAAAATCGATGGTACACCAGTTCACAGAGATTCATACACAGTCAACTTAGATGCTAGTGACATTTCTAAGGGAACTTACGAACACTACATGCTAAAAGAAATTGACGAACAACCAAATGTAATGAGAAAAATTTCTCAAAACTATATCAATCCAGATGGAAGTTTGAACGTTGAACAAGACTTGTTGGACGAATTGAAGAAAGCTGATCGACTATACATCGTTGCTGCCGGTACTAGTTATCACGCTGGTTTAGTTGGTAAAAATATTTTTGAAAAGATTGCTGATATTCCAGTTGATGTTGAATTAGGTAGTGAATTTGGTTACCACATGCCAAAACTTTCTAAGCATCCATTCTTCATCTTCCTATCACAAAGTGGTGAGACAGCAGACAGTCGTCAAGTGCTTGTTAAAGTAAATGAAATGAATTTGCCAAGTTTAACTATGACAAATGTTCCTAACTCAACACTTTCAAGAGAAGCAACTTTCACAATGGAACTTCTAGCAGGTCCTGAAATCGCCGTTGCTTCAACTAAAGCCTATACAGCTCAAATTGCTGTCGAATCAGTTTTAGCTAAAGCTTTGGGTGATGAAAAGAACTTAGAAGTAGCAAAAGACTTCAACTTGAAGAAACAACTTGCTTTGGCTGCTAACGGTATTCAACAAATCGTTGACGAAAAAGCAACCATCAAGCAATTAACAGCTGACTACTTAACAGATCAAACAGATGCCTTCTATATTGGCCGTGGAATCGATTATGCTTTATCACTTGAAGCAGCCTTGAAACTAAAGGAAATCTCTTACATCCACGCTGAAGGCTTTGCTGCCGGAGAATTGAAGCACGGTACCATTGCTTTGATTGAAAAGAATACTCCAGTAATTGCCTATATCAATGATGGTGTTGGTGCTAGTCATACACGTGGAAACATTCAAGAGGTTGAAGCTCGTGGCGCTCACGTACTAGTAATTGCTAGTCAAAAGTATGCTGAAAAAGGTGACCAAATTATCATCCCTGAAATCGATGAATTGATCTCACCAATCATCAGTGTTGTACCCGCTCAATTGATTGCCTACTATGCAAGTTTGGCACGTGGCAATGACGTTGACAAACCTCGTAATCTTGCAAAAAGTGTAACAGTAGAGTAG
- the glmM gene encoding phosphoglucosamine mutase: protein MTKYFGTDGVRGIANKELSPELAFKLGRFGGYVLTQHSENDDARPRVLVARDTRISGQMLQSSLISGLLSVGIEVLDLDVITTPAVAYLIRAVSADAGIMISASHNPAEDNGIKFFGSDGYKLPDDVEEEIEELLDAKEDTLPRPSAEGLGSVSDYPEGAQKYLQFLKQTLSDDLSGMKIVLDTANGSTSRLASTLFADLGVDFEIMASHPDGININKNVGSTHPEQLAQRVKDSDAVAGLAFDGDGDRCIAVDADGNIVDGDKIMFILGKYLHDGGRLKKDTIVTTVMSNIGLYKAIEANGMKSVQTAVGDRHVVEEIRENNYNIGGEQSGHVVLYEYMNTGDGMLTGIHLLHVMKETGKSLAELGAPVKVYPQKLVNVPVADKNSWDKHQPILDAIKAVEDEMNGDGRVLVRPSGTQALLRVMCEASTEEKVNEYCDQIVEVVKNELS from the coding sequence ATGACAAAATATTTTGGAACAGACGGAGTAAGAGGTATTGCAAATAAAGAATTAAGTCCCGAACTAGCATTCAAGCTAGGAAGATTCGGTGGCTACGTTCTAACACAACATTCAGAAAATGATGATGCACGTCCACGTGTTTTAGTTGCTAGAGATACACGTATTTCAGGTCAAATGTTGCAATCAAGCTTGATTTCTGGACTACTTTCTGTAGGTATTGAAGTTTTGGATCTTGACGTAATCACTACTCCTGCCGTAGCATATTTGATCCGTGCCGTTTCTGCTGACGCAGGAATTATGATCTCTGCATCACACAATCCTGCTGAAGATAACGGAATCAAGTTCTTTGGTTCAGACGGTTATAAGCTACCAGATGACGTTGAGGAAGAAATTGAAGAATTGTTGGATGCTAAAGAAGACACTTTACCAAGACCATCAGCTGAAGGTTTAGGTAGCGTTTCTGACTATCCAGAAGGTGCTCAAAAGTATCTCCAATTCTTGAAGCAAACTCTTTCTGATGATTTGAGCGGCATGAAGATCGTATTGGATACTGCTAATGGTTCAACTAGCCGTTTGGCAAGCACATTGTTTGCTGACTTAGGCGTAGACTTTGAAATTATGGCATCTCATCCAGACGGAATCAATATCAACAAAAATGTCGGTTCAACTCATCCAGAACAATTGGCACAACGTGTCAAAGATTCAGATGCTGTAGCTGGATTGGCTTTTGATGGTGATGGAGACCGTTGTATTGCTGTCGATGCTGACGGAAATATCGTTGATGGTGACAAGATCATGTTCATTCTTGGTAAATACCTTCACGATGGTGGCCGTCTCAAGAAAGATACAATCGTAACAACTGTTATGAGTAATATTGGTTTGTACAAGGCTATCGAAGCTAACGGGATGAAGTCAGTTCAAACTGCTGTTGGAGACCGTCACGTGGTTGAAGAAATCCGTGAGAATAATTACAACATCGGTGGCGAACAATCAGGTCACGTTGTTTTGTATGAATACATGAATACTGGTGATGGAATGTTGACTGGTATCCACTTGTTGCACGTTATGAAAGAAACTGGCAAGAGTTTAGCAGAATTGGGTGCACCAGTTAAAGTTTATCCACAAAAATTGGTTAATGTACCTGTTGCTGACAAAAATTCATGGGACAAGCACCAACCAATCCTAGACGCTATCAAAGCAGTTGAAGATGAAATGAACGGCGATGGTCGAGTACTAGTTCGTCCTAGTGGTACTCAAGCATTGTTGCGTGTTATGTGTGAAGCTTCAACTGAAGAAAAGGTTAACGAATACTGTGACCAAATCGTTGAAGTAGTTAAAAATGAATTAAGCTAA
- a CDS encoding cation:proton antiporter, producing the protein MEILESIILILSLLIIANIVSHYFVSIPPSLLQIAAGVLAALFMHVKIYVDTEWFLLAFIAPILFNDGNNFPKRELWKLKGPILGNAIILVIISTLVGGVFVKFLIPRLPWATAFTLVAVLSPTDPIAVQSIAKKAHIPDKLMHLISGESLINDASGLICFKYGVAATVTGMFSLKSATIDFFHISIVGALVGAIMIWIFNGIRLYLINQGVDDSILHAIIQIIIPFIIYYVAEDVFDVSGVVAVVIAGILNISSNHNMSAFTPEIRLITSRTWDLVVYVLNGIVFVLLGIEIPFAMEELIHNDNINTFLATILAFVIWIMLVVIRFLWSYIYSTFSNNPDGKIKLWSKTRLYDCLMSGISGVRGAVTMVGVLSLPMTIKGGAPFPSRTLLLFVASAVIIFSLLGATILIPLMTKSSAPVAYRGNTFSSDGASDSDDDEEESAPVELTRIEANRVILDKTVKKLRNEMDDGDTAVYSSVIAEYLNDIRNLSFRNHNSNVVSHQISKRRVKSKKDAELWDICFNCELEAIDELYENHEISDDSYDLATRKIAKYKKEIVHRRYNTTIEFFISYFRRTFLQIRRWIYRSVKYNDVQQMNQDSIKISIAGAKRALEKLQELNQSDQEDIDDNLIYIFQRHYEDRLELLQGKYRGRSPEFNSERMALEVKALSYQRAFVQDMLEQGRVSKITANELRKNINYSEEVINIGVE; encoded by the coding sequence GTGGAAATACTTGAATCAATTATTTTGATTCTTTCACTTTTAATTATTGCCAATATTGTTAGTCACTACTTTGTGTCGATTCCACCGAGTTTGTTACAAATTGCGGCCGGGGTTTTAGCGGCATTATTTATGCACGTCAAAATTTATGTCGATACAGAGTGGTTTTTGTTAGCATTTATTGCGCCGATTTTGTTTAATGATGGAAATAATTTTCCTAAACGGGAACTTTGGAAACTCAAGGGTCCAATTTTAGGGAACGCAATTATTTTAGTTATTATTTCGACTTTAGTTGGTGGGGTATTCGTGAAGTTCTTAATTCCGAGATTGCCTTGGGCGACCGCTTTTACGCTCGTGGCAGTACTGTCGCCAACTGATCCAATTGCGGTGCAGTCGATTGCTAAAAAAGCACATATCCCAGATAAACTGATGCATTTGATCAGTGGCGAGAGTTTGATCAACGATGCATCTGGTTTGATTTGTTTTAAATACGGAGTTGCTGCTACTGTTACTGGGATGTTCTCATTAAAGAGCGCTACGATCGATTTCTTCCACATTTCAATTGTTGGTGCTTTAGTGGGTGCAATAATGATTTGGATTTTTAACGGAATCCGTTTGTACTTGATCAATCAAGGTGTGGACGATTCGATTTTGCATGCCATAATCCAAATTATTATTCCATTTATTATTTACTACGTTGCCGAAGATGTCTTCGATGTTTCTGGTGTTGTGGCGGTCGTAATTGCTGGTATTTTGAATATTTCTTCAAACCACAATATGAGCGCTTTTACACCGGAGATTCGTCTAATCACATCAAGAACCTGGGATTTAGTCGTTTACGTTTTAAACGGAATTGTCTTCGTCTTGTTGGGAATTGAAATTCCTTTTGCAATGGAAGAATTGATTCATAACGATAATATCAACACTTTCTTAGCGACAATTTTAGCTTTTGTTATTTGGATAATGCTAGTCGTAATTAGATTCTTGTGGAGTTATATTTACTCGACATTTTCTAATAATCCTGACGGAAAAATCAAATTATGGTCTAAGACTAGACTTTACGATTGCTTGATGTCAGGAATTTCTGGAGTTCGTGGAGCCGTAACTATGGTCGGTGTGCTTTCACTTCCTATGACAATCAAAGGTGGAGCACCATTTCCTTCCAGAACGTTATTGTTATTCGTTGCTAGTGCAGTAATCATTTTCAGTTTGCTGGGAGCAACGATTTTAATACCACTGATGACTAAGAGTAGTGCTCCGGTCGCTTATCGTGGTAATACCTTTAGTTCTGATGGGGCAAGTGATTCTGACGATGATGAAGAGGAGAGCGCACCTGTTGAATTGACGCGAATAGAAGCGAATCGTGTCATTTTAGATAAGACAGTCAAAAAGCTCCGTAATGAGATGGATGACGGCGATACAGCAGTTTACTCTTCGGTCATTGCTGAATACTTGAATGATATTAGAAATTTGAGTTTTCGTAACCACAATTCTAATGTTGTCAGCCATCAAATCAGTAAGCGTCGAGTAAAGAGTAAAAAAGACGCTGAATTGTGGGACATTTGTTTCAATTGTGAATTAGAAGCTATCGATGAATTGTACGAAAATCATGAGATATCTGATGATTCATATGATTTAGCAACGAGAAAAATCGCTAAATATAAAAAAGAAATTGTTCACCGACGTTATAACACAACGATAGAATTTTTCATCAGCTATTTTAGAAGAACCTTCTTACAAATTAGACGTTGGATCTATCGTTCAGTTAAATATAACGACGTGCAACAGATGAACCAAGACTCGATCAAGATTTCGATTGCTGGAGCGAAAAGAGCCTTGGAAAAGCTTCAAGAATTGAATCAATCTGATCAAGAAGATATTGATGATAACTTGATTTACATTTTCCAACGGCATTATGAAGATCGTTTGGAATTGTTGCAAGGTAAATATCGTGGACGTTCGCCAGAATTCAATAGTGAACGGATGGCGTTAGAAGTTAAGGCTTTGAGTTACCAAAGAGCCTTCGTTCAAGATATGTTGGAACAAGGACGTGTCAGCAAAATAACTGCTAATGAATTAAGAAAAAATATTAATTATAGCGAGGAAGTTATCAATATAGGTGTGGAATAA
- the cdaA gene encoding diadenylate cyclase CdaA, which produces MNFIPSNIFTWQNLANLVDILVVWYFLYKVLSMLRGTKAVQLLKGIVIIFGVKLISWALNLHTVSFLMDQLINWGIIVIVIIFQPEIRRGLEHLGRLPLFSSTSNEEGKTKNHLIESLDQAIQYMSKRRIGALITLEMNTGLEEYVETGIDLDAEVTGALLINIFIPNTPLHDGAVIIRNNRISVAAAYLPLSESNTIPKELGTRHRAAVGISEVTDAITIVVSEETGGVMITRNGHMMLDLTREDYLKYLHAQLKDPNENANRSILDFFKIGRRKKEDQNEKDN; this is translated from the coding sequence ATGAATTTTATACCAAGCAATATTTTTACATGGCAGAACCTGGCTAACTTGGTTGATATCCTAGTAGTCTGGTATTTTTTATACAAAGTTCTGTCGATGTTACGAGGAACTAAAGCAGTACAGCTTCTCAAAGGAATCGTAATTATTTTTGGTGTAAAACTGATCAGTTGGGCCTTGAATTTGCACACTGTGTCATTTTTGATGGACCAATTGATCAACTGGGGAATTATTGTTATTGTCATAATCTTCCAGCCAGAAATAAGACGTGGTTTGGAGCATTTGGGAAGATTGCCGTTATTCAGTTCGACGAGCAATGAAGAAGGTAAGACGAAAAATCATTTGATTGAAAGTCTTGATCAAGCTATCCAATATATGAGTAAGCGTCGGATTGGGGCTTTGATAACTTTGGAGATGAATACTGGTTTGGAAGAGTATGTCGAAACCGGAATTGATTTGGATGCCGAAGTTACTGGAGCTTTATTGATCAATATTTTCATTCCGAATACGCCATTGCATGATGGGGCGGTTATTATTCGAAATAATCGAATTTCAGTAGCTGCTGCCTATTTGCCTCTTTCTGAAAGTAATACGATTCCCAAGGAATTAGGAACACGTCATAGAGCCGCGGTTGGTATCAGTGAAGTGACCGATGCTATTACGATCGTTGTTTCTGAAGAGACTGGTGGTGTTATGATTACTCGAAACGGTCATATGATGTTGGATCTAACGAGAGAAGATTATCTCAAATATCTTCACGCTCAACTTAAAGATCCGAACGAAAATGCCAACCGTTCAATTTTAGATTTCTTTAAAATAGGTCGTCGAAAGAAGGAGGACCAAAATGAAAAAGATAATTAA
- a CDS encoding exodeoxyribonuclease III has product MKLISWNVNGLRAVVKKDFVTTFQQLNADVFSIQETKMQAGQLDLDLPGYHQYFFYAKKKGYSGTAVFSKAEPISVKQGLGIEEFDDEGRTITLEFPDYYLINSYTPNSQPKLKRVDYRMRYDDVLREYMLQLSADKPVILCGDLNVAHEEIDLKNPKTNHKNPGFSDQERDKFSELLDSGFIDSFRSLHPQEIKYSWWSYRFNARKNNAGWRIDYFVVSKNGQQLIQDADILTDIYGSDHCPIELDLNIKGE; this is encoded by the coding sequence ATGAAACTAATATCTTGGAATGTAAACGGTTTACGTGCCGTCGTCAAAAAAGACTTCGTTACTACTTTTCAACAATTAAATGCTGATGTTTTCAGTATTCAAGAAACTAAAATGCAAGCAGGTCAATTAGACCTTGATTTGCCTGGTTATCATCAATATTTTTTCTATGCTAAGAAAAAAGGCTACTCTGGAACTGCTGTCTTCTCTAAAGCTGAGCCAATTTCTGTTAAACAAGGTCTAGGTATCGAAGAATTCGACGATGAAGGACGCACTATAACGTTAGAATTCCCTGATTATTATTTAATTAACAGCTATACGCCTAACTCACAGCCAAAATTAAAACGTGTCGACTATCGGATGCGTTATGACGATGTCTTAAGAGAATATATGTTACAATTATCAGCCGATAAACCCGTTATCCTCTGTGGCGATCTAAACGTTGCTCACGAAGAAATTGATTTGAAGAATCCTAAGACTAATCACAAAAATCCCGGTTTCTCTGATCAAGAACGTGACAAATTTAGTGAATTGCTCGATAGCGGCTTTATCGATAGTTTCCGCTCACTTCATCCCCAAGAAATAAAATATTCATGGTGGAGTTATCGTTTTAATGCCCGTAAAAACAACGCTGGGTGGAGAATTGATTACTTTGTCGTTTCTAAAAATGGTCAGCAACTCATTCAAGATGCCGATATTTTAACTGACATTTATGGATCAGATCACTGTCCAATCGAATTAGACCTTAATATTAAAGGAGAATAA
- a CDS encoding APC family permease produces the protein MRNKKLNLFSTVMFGLSAIIGSGWMFGSSQAAQIAGPAAILSWIIGAVLVAMIAMVYVEIGTMFPEEGAMSRFTMYTHGSLLGHIFSWANWLSLLAILPIEAVASTQYMSTWPWEWAQWTHGFMKDGQLTPQGLMMAAVMILIFTFINYWSVAIMAKFNNFISVLKLVVPIITMIFLITAHFDLGNLGSNFQEFMPNGSASIFVAIGSAGIIYSYVAFQTVINLSNDIDKPSVNIRRGIIISLLISALVYIALQIVFIGALPQSVIDAGWAKINFNSPFADLAILLNIYWLSTLVYFTAFISPVGSGIAFASSASKSLSSMPKNKHLPMFLSNANNKYHSPRVALMINMFVSFILILLFKNWSLLSRVVAASTLISLLSGPVVAGSLRKMGPKLKRPTKIKGMHILAPVVFDLISLAIYWAMFPTTVEVIVIIIVGLPIYFIYDARRGFREFKQKLYASLWLIVHLFGLAMISWLGSSSFGGINLVHYPFDFIVILIFSTFMYFWAIHSLYYSGYFDDAKEINATVKMDEE, from the coding sequence ATGAGGAATAAAAAATTAAATCTGTTTTCAACAGTTATGTTTGGTCTGAGTGCTATTATTGGCTCCGGTTGGATGTTCGGTTCTAGTCAAGCAGCTCAAATAGCTGGTCCAGCGGCAATCTTGTCTTGGATTATTGGGGCAGTTTTAGTAGCAATGATTGCGATGGTTTACGTTGAGATTGGGACAATGTTTCCTGAAGAAGGTGCGATGAGTCGATTTACGATGTATACTCACGGATCGCTTTTGGGACACATTTTCTCATGGGCTAATTGGCTATCGCTTTTAGCAATTTTACCGATTGAAGCTGTAGCATCAACTCAATATATGAGTACTTGGCCTTGGGAATGGGCACAGTGGACTCATGGTTTTATGAAAGATGGACAATTAACGCCACAAGGATTAATGATGGCGGCTGTGATGATTTTAATATTTACATTTATCAATTATTGGTCAGTAGCAATTATGGCTAAGTTCAATAATTTCATTTCAGTTTTAAAATTAGTTGTACCGATTATTACAATGATCTTTTTAATTACTGCTCACTTTGATTTAGGCAATTTGGGAAGCAACTTTCAAGAATTTATGCCAAACGGTTCTGCTTCAATTTTCGTGGCAATTGGTAGTGCCGGAATTATTTATTCTTACGTGGCTTTTCAAACGGTTATCAATTTGAGTAATGATATTGATAAACCTTCGGTCAATATTAGACGAGGAATAATTATTTCGTTATTAATTAGTGCTTTGGTTTATATTGCCTTACAGATTGTCTTTATCGGCGCTTTACCACAGTCAGTAATTGATGCTGGTTGGGCTAAGATCAATTTCAATTCTCCATTTGCCGATTTGGCAATTTTGTTAAATATTTATTGGTTGTCGACTTTGGTTTACTTCACGGCCTTTATCTCACCAGTTGGGAGTGGTATCGCCTTTGCTTCTTCAGCTAGTAAGTCATTATCTTCAATGCCTAAGAATAAGCATTTACCAATGTTTTTGAGTAATGCTAATAATAAATATCATTCACCTAGAGTGGCTTTGATGATAAATATGTTTGTTAGTTTTATTTTGATTTTACTATTTAAGAATTGGTCGCTACTTTCACGAGTAGTTGCAGCATCAACTTTGATTTCACTTTTGTCAGGTCCAGTAGTTGCTGGTAGTTTACGAAAGATGGGTCCTAAGTTGAAACGTCCAACGAAAATCAAAGGGATGCATATTTTGGCTCCAGTTGTCTTTGATTTGATCAGTTTGGCAATTTATTGGGCAATGTTCCCAACGACTGTGGAAGTTATTGTTATAATAATCGTTGGTTTGCCAATTTACTTTATCTATGATGCTCGTCGTGGATTTAGAGAGTTTAAGCAAAAATTATATGCTAGTTTGTGGTTGATCGTACATTTATTTGGATTAGCAATGATTTCATGGTTAGGTAGTTCCAGTTTTGGAGGAATTAACTTAGTTCATTATCCATTTGATTTTATTGTGATTTTGATTTTCTCTACGTTTATGTACTTCTGGGCAATTCATTCCTTGTATTATTCAGGATATTTTGATGATGCCAAGGAGATCAATGCAACAGTTAAAATGGATGAGGAATAA